The window AGCTGGTCAATATTGAGTGCGCGCCAACAATGATGGATTTTCATTGCCATTTGGACCTATATCCTGATGCCAGGAAAATCTATGCCGAAACGCTGATAAAAAACGAATTCACGTGGCTGGTAACTACAAGCCCGAGAGCCTACGCTGCCACAAAAAATATTTTGCCTCCCTGCGAGCGACTCATCGTTTCGCCCGGGTTACATCCAGAAGTCGCAGAACGTAAGGCTTCAGAGCTTGATACGTTGTTGGAGCAACTGGAGCCCGTTGTAGCGGTTGGCGAGGTTGGGTTAGATGGTTCCGCGCGATATAAGGAATCCTATGCATTGCAGCATCGGATTTTCAGCGCAGTTATTTCGCGCTGCGCAAATCTTGGCGGCCGTGTCATTAGTATCCACTCAAGAGCTGCGGAAACGGAAGTTCTAGATTACCTTGAGCGCCATCCCGCATTCGGGCTGGCCGTTCTGCATTGGTTTACTGGTTCAGCATCCGCGCTCCGGCGCGCGTCGGCAGGAGGTTGTTGGTTTAGCGTAGGCCCTGCTATGTTAGCTTCAGCCAACGGAAGGAATTTGGCGTCGTTGATGCCGCGTGACCGCGTCGTGCCGGAAAGTGATGGCCCGTTTGGCAAAATTGCAGGAGCCTCTTTGATGCCCTGGGATGCAGGGAATATTGCCTGCGTATTATCGTCGCTTTGGAAATTGCCTATTGAGCAAGTTGCCGACATGCTGCGCGCAAATGGAAGGCGGCTAATTGAACAGGTTTTAAGGTAAATTACCGCTCTCAAAAAAACCATTGCAACAGGTGTTGTGCTCTTGATACCGAAGGGAGGTCGCACTCTTGACGGAGTTTATAAGTAGTTCGATTCAAATTAGCGGCTTGCAGCATCGTGCTGAAGTGCCTGGATGGAAAAAACAGTTCCGTAGATTAATGTCGCCAATTTCACCAGTTGACCTTATGATTTTTCTCCGTGGCTGCATGGCGTTCATCGTCGAGAGCATGCAAATAAATGTCAGTGGTACTTATCGACGAATGCCCTAAATTATCTCGAACGAATAATAGATCAACATCGCCGTTGGACATATCGGTCGCTGCGGTATGGCGTAACCAATGCGCCGAGGCCGCTGTGATCCGATCAGCATCTGCTTGAAAGTCCTCACCCTTCATGCGTAGCCGCGCCGCGGTTTGTTCGAACACTTTCTTGATAATCGCATGCAAGCCGCCGCGCGTGAGATGGCGCCGCTGGTCGCCAATCGGAAGTAGTAGGGGGATTTCTTCCCCCGGGATTGGTGCAGCACTCAGCCCCTTTTCGCGACGGTAGCGCGCGAGCTCGACCATCAATTCGCTGGTCGCCGGCACAATTCGAAGCACGTCGCCTTTGCCAAGGATCTCTAGCCACCACTGATCTTCACCATCCTTGTCTCGGCGGCGTAAAAAGCTGCCCATCGAACTCTCAACGATCTCGCTGATACGCAAGCCACAGAGATACATCAACGAGAACAGCCAGCGCAAACGGAAATAGTGCTCACGGTGCCGGTCCGTACCCCTGGGCATTTGTTCAATGGTCAGTTTCACCTCACCCCACAATCTGTCTTCGAGAAACCGTGTAACACGAGGCTTGCTCTTTCTGTTTTTTTGCCGCGAGAGCGACAGTGGGTTGCCGGCCAAGTAGCCAGCATTAACCAGCCACGAGAATAAAGTATTAAGAATGATAAATGCCTGGCGCCGGCTGGCGGGGGAGAGCGGTCCCGCGAATGGTCGCCATTCGGGATGGGCGCGCGCGAACTTTCGGCCGTCGCGCATGACCCAGCGAATTGCCGGCTGCGGGTTTTCAAGAAAAACTTGATACATCAATAAGTCTTCGTGCGTCAGCGACGACAGGGCTTTGCCCAATTGGATAGTCGACCATAGCAGCAGACGCTCGGCTTCCTTGCGGTAATTGTCGAAGGTCGTCTTGGTGTCGTGGAAGCGCGTCAGCCAAGCCTTGATCGCATCGATGTCGTTGGTGGCGGCGATTTGAGGGCGGTTGCCGGATGCTCGGTTGGCCCCGTGGCTGCCGTCCAAATCGGTGGATAGCGTCACATTTTCCAGTGGCGCGGGTCCGTTAGATGGCGGCAAGATGGCATTTTGATCGTTCATTGTGGTAGCGACGTGCGGATGAGTGGATGCCTAGTTTTAATCGACATTATAAAGCTAATGTCATATTTTATAGAATAAATTCACGAAATA of the Undibacterium sp. 5I1 genome contains:
- the qatD gene encoding Qat anti-phage system TatD family nuclease QatD, with product MMDFHCHLDLYPDARKIYAETLIKNEFTWLVTTSPRAYAATKNILPPCERLIVSPGLHPEVAERKASELDTLLEQLEPVVAVGEVGLDGSARYKESYALQHRIFSAVISRCANLGGRVISIHSRAAETEVLDYLERHPAFGLAVLHWFTGSASALRRASAGGCWFSVGPAMLASANGRNLASLMPRDRVVPESDGPFGKIAGASLMPWDAGNIACVLSSLWKLPIEQVADMLRANGRRLIEQVLR
- a CDS encoding site-specific integrase; its protein translation is MNDQNAILPPSNGPAPLENVTLSTDLDGSHGANRASGNRPQIAATNDIDAIKAWLTRFHDTKTTFDNYRKEAERLLLWSTIQLGKALSSLTHEDLLMYQVFLENPQPAIRWVMRDGRKFARAHPEWRPFAGPLSPASRRQAFIILNTLFSWLVNAGYLAGNPLSLSRQKNRKSKPRVTRFLEDRLWGEVKLTIEQMPRGTDRHREHYFRLRWLFSLMYLCGLRISEIVESSMGSFLRRRDKDGEDQWWLEILGKGDVLRIVPATSELMVELARYRREKGLSAAPIPGEEIPLLLPIGDQRRHLTRGGLHAIIKKVFEQTAARLRMKGEDFQADADRITAASAHWLRHTAATDMSNGDVDLLFVRDNLGHSSISTTDIYLHALDDERHAATEKNHKVNW